The Chryseobacterium sp. 52 genome includes a region encoding these proteins:
- a CDS encoding sensor histidine kinase, with amino-acid sequence MNLSFRFARAFTILVFFVLITGFAILYFAFERATMRSAILKLEDLNAYVANKLKQDPAYDYLTSHHRQTQVKILPANSKNTKEKIIEEKYIWNKSIQSYINKITVITYPVIHQKKYAITSVRYITIIENHFLVSIIMVVAWIMVFLIILTIIVSVLVSKKILEPFYHAIDEIKKFSLRDNRSMNLMKTQTEEFKSLNTFLIKMSESSKKDYHLLEELSENTSHELQTPLASIKGKIELLMDSELSKDQLTTLYSMNSELDRLSSINQSLILLAKLEHFEKSDSHVINFSELLKARLQYFEDLFEIQNLTLITDIQEDVYLNFDENLAIIVINNLINNSKRHNIEKGHISIILSDTHFQITNTGNPPTVPTEELFKRFKRGNPNQNSIGIGLALVKKILEIYDAEIHYHFENNQHSLKVNFTK; translated from the coding sequence ATGAATTTAAGTTTCCGTTTTGCCAGAGCATTCACCATTTTGGTGTTTTTTGTTCTTATCACAGGCTTTGCAATTCTGTATTTTGCTTTTGAAAGAGCTACAATGCGTTCTGCTATCCTTAAGCTTGAGGATTTAAATGCCTATGTAGCTAATAAATTAAAGCAGGATCCAGCTTATGATTACCTTACCTCCCATCATCGGCAAACGCAGGTAAAAATTCTTCCGGCCAACTCCAAAAATACCAAGGAGAAAATTATTGAAGAAAAATACATCTGGAATAAAAGCATACAGTCTTACATCAACAAAATCACAGTGATTACCTATCCGGTAATTCATCAGAAAAAATATGCCATAACCAGTGTACGGTACATTACCATTATCGAAAACCATTTTTTGGTAAGTATTATTATGGTTGTAGCCTGGATTATGGTCTTCCTTATTATTCTCACGATTATCGTAAGTGTTTTGGTATCCAAAAAAATTCTTGAACCTTTTTATCATGCGATAGATGAAATCAAGAAATTCAGTTTGAGAGATAACCGATCTATGAATCTGATGAAGACCCAAACGGAAGAATTTAAATCACTGAATACTTTTTTAATAAAAATGTCCGAAAGTTCTAAAAAGGACTATCATTTACTGGAAGAACTTTCAGAAAATACATCTCATGAATTACAGACGCCGCTAGCCTCTATCAAAGGAAAAATTGAACTATTAATGGACAGCGAGCTTTCTAAAGACCAGCTCACCACTCTTTACTCAATGAATAGCGAACTGGATAGACTCTCCTCTATCAACCAGTCTCTTATTCTTTTGGCTAAGCTTGAGCATTTTGAAAAAAGTGACTCACATGTTATTAATTTTTCAGAATTACTCAAGGCAAGGCTTCAGTATTTTGAAGATCTTTTTGAAATTCAAAATCTTACACTTATTACCGACATTCAGGAAGATGTTTATCTTAATTTTGATGAAAACTTAGCAATTATTGTCATTAACAACCTCATCAATAATTCTAAAAGGCACAATATAGAAAAAGGACATATTTCCATAATACTTTCAGATACCCATTTTCAGATTACAAATACAGGAAATCCACCTACGGTTCCAACAGAGGAATTATTCAAAAGATTCAAGCGTGGAAACCCCAATCAAAACTCAATCGGGATTGGTTTGGCACTCGTAAAGAAGATTTTGGAGATTTATGACGCTGAAATACATTATCATTTTGAAAACAACCAACACAGTTTAAAAGTTAATTTCACAAAATAA